Below is a window of Marinitoga hydrogenitolerans DSM 16785 DNA.
GTTTAGCTTTTGATTATAATATATCTATAAAAAATATTATTTTTAAGGAAGATGTATTAAAAGAAAAAATCAAATTGGCTATATTAAAAAAACCAAAAAGACATTTTTTACATGAATTTAAAAAAGAAACACCTATGCATAAAATGGGGGGATAATATGGAATTTACACATATTGATGAAAATGGAAATGTAAAAATGGTTGATGTCTCTAAAAAAGAGATATCTCTTAGAATTGCAAGAGCACATGGGAAAATTAAAATGAAAAGAGCTACATTAATGGCTATTATTAATGGCGGAATAAAAAAAGGAAATGTTTTAACAACTGCAAAAATTGCTGGAATAATGGGTGCAAAAAAAACTTCAGATTTAATACCTATGTGTCACAATATTTTCATTTCAAATATAGATATTGAATTTAAAATAAATGAAGATAATATTGAAATATTTTCTTTTGCCAAAACTGCTTCACAAACAGGGATTGAAATGGAAGCATTAACTGCTGTTAATATTGCTGCACTAACTATTTATGATATGTGTAAAGCTGTTGACAGAGAAATGGAAATATCAGAAATATATTTACTTGAAAAATCTGGTGGAAAAAGCGGACATTTTATAAGAGGTGATGATTAATGAAATACTTTATTTTAACGTTAAGTGACAAAGGTTCAAAAGGTGAGAGGGAGGATTTGAGCGGAAAGGTTATTAAAGAAATTATGACTTCTATAAATAGCAAATTAGTAGGATATGAAATTCTTCCAGATGAAGAAGAATTAATCACTAAAAAATTGAAAGAATTAATAAAAAAAGAAGGCATTGATTTAATTCTAACTACAGGAGGAACTGGCTTGACTCCAAGAGATGTCACTCCAGAAGCAACTTTAAAAGTTATTGAAAAAAGAATATATGGTATGGAAATTGCAATGATAGTAGAAGCTCTAAAACATACTCCACATGGTATGTTGTCGAGAGCTATAGTCGGTATTGCTAACGAAACACTTATAATTAATCTCCCTGGTAGCCCAAAAGCTGTGAAAGAAAATTTAAACGTGTTATTACCTGCTATTCCTCATGCTATCGATAAAATTAAAAATTTAGGAGGAGATTGTGCAAGGTAAATGAAATAAATAATATTAATTAACAAAAATCGGGCAACAACATAAATTTTGCCCGATTTTTTATCTTTATTACTTTAACTCTATAACCTCAAAAGAATTAAAGTATAGATCCACAATTAACATTTTATTTATCAACATATTCTCATAATCTTCAAATATCAACTTCATTGTTTCGCTTACCTGAATAGATGCTATTATAGATACAGAATATGGAACCACTAATTTTATTTCCTTACTATCTTTTATATTTCCTAATATTTCTCTTAATGTTTTTGTTTTTCCAGGAATTATATCAGTTACCTGGCCAAAAAATCTTTCTACACCACCATGTATCAGAGGAATTTTTTTTTCATGTATTTTTTTGTCTAAAATTTTTCTACTTTCGAAATTATCAAAACAATCTATTGCTACATTAACATCTGGTAAAGTTGTTTTATTAGTAATCTTTTCATTAAAAATATGAATTTTTATATATGGATTTATTTTATTTAATTTTTCCTTTGCAACAAACACTTTAGTTTTTCCCAAATCTTCTATATCATATAATATTTGTCTGTTTAAATCAGGCATATCAACTATTCCATCATCATAAATATACAATTCACCAACACCTAATCTGGAAAGATGCATTAAAACATTACATCCTAATCCTCCTGCTCCAGCTACCAATACTTTTGATTCTCTAATTTTTTCAAAATTTTTATATAATTTTACATGCCTATTATATCTTAATATA
It encodes the following:
- the moaC gene encoding cyclic pyranopterin monophosphate synthase MoaC — protein: MEFTHIDENGNVKMVDVSKKEISLRIARAHGKIKMKRATLMAIINGGIKKGNVLTTAKIAGIMGAKKTSDLIPMCHNIFISNIDIEFKINEDNIEIFSFAKTASQTGIEMEALTAVNIAALTIYDMCKAVDREMEISEIYLLEKSGGKSGHFIRGDD
- a CDS encoding MogA/MoaB family molybdenum cofactor biosynthesis protein, which translates into the protein MKYFILTLSDKGSKGEREDLSGKVIKEIMTSINSKLVGYEILPDEEELITKKLKELIKKEGIDLILTTGGTGLTPRDVTPEATLKVIEKRIYGMEIAMIVEALKHTPHGMLSRAIVGIANETLIINLPGSPKAVKENLNVLLPAIPHAIDKIKNLGGDCAR
- a CDS encoding HesA/MoeB/ThiF family protein, yielding MINILRYNRHVKLYKNFEKIRESKVLVAGAGGLGCNVLMHLSRLGVGELYIYDDGIVDMPDLNRQILYDIEDLGKTKVFVAKEKLNKINPYIKIHIFNEKITNKTTLPDVNVAIDCFDNFESRKILDKKIHEKKIPLIHGGVERFFGQVTDIIPGKTKTLREILGNIKDSKEIKLVVPYSVSIIASIQVSETMKLIFEDYENMLINKMLIVDLYFNSFEVIELK